A part of Marinicella rhabdoformis genomic DNA contains:
- a CDS encoding acyl-CoA dehydrogenase family protein yields the protein MSKKLNPLDLFDINALLGEEEQMVQQSVGRWVDERVLPVIGEAFDNHEFPMDLIPEMADLGLFGSSIQGYDCAGLSYTSYGLICQELERGDSGLRSFASVQSSLCMFPIYAFGSEEQKQKWLPPMSRGEVIGCFGLTEPHAGSDPASMKTHAKKDGDDWIINGSKMWITNGSIADLAIVWAQTDEGIQGFLIEKGMKGFDTELIKRKMSLRASVTSALFFDNVRVPDANRLPNVKGLKGPLSCLSNARYGISWGPIGSAQACLQEVIDYTEERVLFGRSLNENQIIQQKLADMSRRITTAQLLALRLSQLKESDDLHPTQISMAKWNNVRMAIDIARECRDMLGGAGITTEHVAIRHMLNLESVITYEGTETIHQLVVGRELTGKNAF from the coding sequence ATGAGTAAGAAACTAAACCCTTTAGATTTATTTGACATCAATGCATTGCTTGGAGAAGAAGAGCAAATGGTTCAGCAGTCAGTTGGGCGCTGGGTTGATGAACGTGTTTTACCAGTCATAGGCGAAGCCTTTGATAACCATGAATTCCCTATGGACTTGATTCCAGAGATGGCCGACTTGGGGCTGTTTGGTAGCAGCATTCAGGGTTATGACTGTGCTGGCTTGAGTTACACCTCTTATGGTTTGATTTGTCAGGAGCTGGAGCGAGGGGATTCTGGTTTAAGGAGTTTTGCTTCGGTACAGAGCTCTTTGTGTATGTTTCCAATTTATGCTTTCGGTAGTGAAGAGCAGAAACAAAAGTGGTTGCCTCCCATGTCACGTGGTGAAGTGATTGGTTGTTTTGGGTTGACAGAACCACATGCGGGTTCAGACCCAGCATCAATGAAAACACACGCCAAAAAAGATGGTGATGACTGGATCATTAACGGTTCTAAAATGTGGATTACCAATGGTTCGATTGCCGATTTGGCCATTGTTTGGGCGCAAACTGATGAAGGTATTCAAGGCTTTTTAATTGAAAAAGGCATGAAAGGGTTTGATACAGAATTAATCAAACGCAAAATGTCGTTGCGAGCTTCTGTCACATCGGCCTTGTTTTTTGATAATGTACGAGTACCTGATGCTAACAGGTTGCCGAATGTTAAAGGTTTGAAAGGTCCTTTGAGTTGTTTGTCTAATGCCCGTTATGGTATTTCTTGGGGTCCAATAGGTTCAGCTCAAGCGTGTTTGCAAGAGGTGATTGATTATACAGAAGAGCGCGTGTTGTTTGGCCGTTCATTGAATGAAAATCAAATCATTCAACAAAAGTTGGCAGACATGTCTCGCCGCATCACCACAGCACAATTATTGGCCTTGCGATTGTCACAATTAAAAGAGTCTGACGATTTGCATCCCACACAAATTTCTATGGCCAAATGGAACAACGTACGCATGGCCATAGACATTGCCCGTGAGTGTCGCGATATGTTAGGTGGTGCAGGTATTACAACTGAACATGTGGCCATTAGGCATATGTTGAATTTAGAAAGTGTGATCACATACGAAGGTACTGAAACCATCCATCAGTTGGTGGTGGGCAGAGAGTTGACTGGCAAAAACGCTTTTTAA
- a CDS encoding TraB/GumN family protein, which produces MVSSATAQNNIPELNKIVVSGKVPGPDLWKVTHGDNTLWILGTLSPLPKRIDWNSIPVEQVIKKSQAFMNMPSFYFDLDEVGFFGKISLATSAIGIKKNPEKQKLKDILPAEVYARWLSLKHQYIGKSRSIEKTRPIFAVYKLLEKALKENGLTSRTKVVKKLRKVAKKHRLEVIEPKIKVDFKEPKSMVKKFKKTAINDLECFIKTLDRVEHDLDNMSVRANAWSLGEVDVIKSLPYVDEGQACSSTFLNSDLAQEVGLFDIRSRLRKVWIEAIDDALSSNRSTFAVWPITQLLSDESILNDLAAKGYLIKSPH; this is translated from the coding sequence ATGGTGTCCAGCGCAACAGCTCAAAACAACATACCTGAACTAAACAAAATAGTGGTCAGCGGCAAAGTGCCAGGGCCCGATTTGTGGAAAGTCACTCATGGGGATAATACTCTGTGGATTTTGGGTACATTATCGCCTTTGCCTAAAAGAATAGACTGGAATTCAATACCGGTTGAACAAGTGATTAAAAAATCTCAAGCTTTTATGAACATGCCGTCATTTTATTTTGACCTTGATGAAGTGGGGTTTTTCGGCAAAATATCATTGGCGACTTCTGCAATTGGCATCAAGAAAAACCCAGAAAAACAAAAGCTCAAAGACATCTTGCCTGCTGAGGTTTATGCGCGTTGGTTGAGTTTAAAGCATCAATACATTGGCAAAAGCCGAAGCATTGAAAAAACCAGACCCATTTTTGCTGTATATAAGTTGCTAGAAAAAGCGCTGAAAGAAAATGGATTAACGTCAAGAACCAAAGTCGTCAAAAAACTCAGAAAAGTGGCCAAGAAGCATCGGCTTGAGGTCATTGAACCCAAAATTAAAGTTGATTTCAAGGAGCCAAAATCCATGGTTAAAAAATTCAAAAAAACAGCCATTAATGACCTTGAATGTTTTATAAAAACGTTAGATCGTGTTGAACACGACTTGGACAACATGTCTGTCAGGGCAAACGCCTGGTCATTGGGTGAAGTTGATGTCATAAAATCTTTGCCTTATGTGGATGAAGGGCAAGCTTGTTCATCCACATTTTTAAACAGTGACTTGGCTCAAGAGGTTGGGTTATTTGATATAAGGTCTCGACTGAGGAAAGTTTGGATAGAGGCTATTGATGACGCATTGAGTTCAAACCGTTCAACCTTTGCAGTTTGGCCGATTACTCAGTTACTTAGCGATGAAAGTATCTTGAATGACTTGGCAGCAAAAGGATACCTTATTAAATCACCGCACTAA
- a CDS encoding YdbL family protein, which yields MKKWYRSLFIFSFVFVAACVTINVYFPAAEVESAAEKVVKDILGDENEAPASDEQGSLMPDMLMIVTAVNPINWFIGTAHAQAEADIDVSSPAINALTARIKGRYESSLKSFLDNQTIGFTNQGFVEVVDDASLGLKDRQVAKKLVADENRDRQALYREVAVANDHPEWEDKIQKAFVKQWTAQAKKGWKYQNQDGQWVVK from the coding sequence ATGAAAAAATGGTACCGTAGCTTATTTATATTTTCATTCGTCTTCGTCGCAGCATGTGTGACAATCAATGTATATTTCCCTGCTGCTGAAGTAGAGTCTGCTGCTGAAAAAGTGGTGAAGGACATTTTGGGTGATGAGAATGAAGCACCTGCCAGTGATGAGCAAGGCAGTTTGATGCCTGATATGTTGATGATTGTGACCGCTGTCAATCCCATCAATTGGTTTATTGGAACGGCACATGCACAGGCAGAAGCAGATATTGATGTATCATCACCAGCGATCAATGCGCTGACTGCTCGGATTAAAGGTCGATACGAATCATCATTGAAATCATTTTTAGATAACCAAACCATTGGATTCACCAACCAAGGTTTTGTAGAGGTTGTGGATGATGCTTCTTTGGGTTTGAAAGACCGTCAAGTGGCAAAAAAATTAGTCGCAGATGAAAATCGTGACCGACAAGCATTGTATCGTGAGGTGGCTGTGGCTAATGACCATCCAGAATGGGAAGATAAAATTCAAAAAGCCTTTGTAAAACAATGGACCGCCCAAGCCAAAAAAGGCTGGAAATACCAGAATCAAGATGGCCAGTGGGTCGTTAAATAA
- the rlmD gene encoding 23S rRNA (uracil(1939)-C(5))-methyltransferase RlmD gives MSRSRKAKKLPQEPIELVIEDLSHDGRGIAKWNEKVVFVQNALPGETVTAKLSKMNRKYNEAMMQEVLVASDDRVDPKCEYYEMCNGCTMMHLAEEKQIDFKFNALKSNFYKMAKAEPKEWIEPLTDDHWAYRRRARLSVKWVKAREAVLVGFREKNGRFVAKMDFCEVLEKPLADLIQPLAELFAQMDIKAFIPQIECSLGDDELSIIIRHMRPLTDPDFELLKAFGEEKGLMFFLQSKGPDTVKPLVPYGDRQLAFSLPHYGLNYHFLPNDFIQVNRKMNEKMIKQALAAMDLEANDVVLDLFCGLGNFTLPMAQTAAQVVGVEGDERLVERARHNAELNGLSVDFHCADLTKDHSNSAWFNSPYNKVLIDPPRSGAWEILPLIAATKAKTLVYVSCHPASLARDTDRLVNELGFTLEKAGVMDMFPHTSHVESMAIFSRP, from the coding sequence ATGAGTCGATCAAGGAAAGCGAAGAAACTGCCTCAAGAACCCATTGAATTAGTGATTGAAGATTTAAGTCATGATGGGCGAGGTATAGCTAAATGGAATGAAAAAGTGGTGTTTGTTCAAAATGCACTACCAGGTGAAACGGTGACGGCTAAATTGAGCAAAATGAACCGCAAGTACAACGAAGCCATGATGCAAGAAGTACTTGTTGCATCGGATGACCGTGTTGACCCTAAGTGTGAATATTACGAGATGTGTAATGGTTGCACCATGATGCATTTGGCAGAAGAAAAACAAATTGATTTCAAGTTCAATGCGTTGAAAAGTAACTTTTATAAAATGGCCAAAGCAGAGCCTAAAGAGTGGATTGAGCCGTTAACAGATGACCATTGGGCTTACAGGCGCCGCGCGCGATTAAGTGTTAAGTGGGTGAAAGCCAGAGAAGCTGTTTTGGTTGGTTTTCGTGAGAAAAATGGTCGATTCGTTGCTAAGATGGACTTTTGCGAGGTGTTAGAGAAACCTTTGGCGGATTTGATTCAGCCATTGGCCGAACTTTTTGCTCAAATGGACATCAAAGCCTTTATTCCACAAATTGAATGTTCTTTGGGCGATGATGAGTTGTCAATCATCATCAGGCACATGAGGCCATTAACTGACCCTGATTTTGAGTTATTGAAAGCTTTTGGTGAAGAAAAAGGATTGATGTTTTTCTTACAATCTAAAGGACCGGACACAGTCAAACCATTGGTGCCTTATGGTGACAGGCAGTTGGCCTTTTCATTGCCCCATTATGGTTTAAATTACCATTTTCTGCCGAATGATTTTATTCAAGTCAATCGCAAGATGAATGAAAAAATGATCAAGCAGGCTCTGGCTGCAATGGATCTAGAAGCGAACGATGTGGTATTGGATTTGTTTTGTGGTTTGGGTAATTTTACTTTGCCGATGGCGCAAACGGCGGCTCAAGTGGTTGGTGTTGAGGGTGATGAACGATTGGTGGAGCGTGCCAGGCACAATGCCGAATTGAATGGATTGTCGGTGGATTTTCATTGTGCTGACTTGACCAAAGACCACAGTAACAGTGCATGGTTTAATTCACCTTATAACAAAGTTTTGATTGATCCACCCAGAAGCGGTGCATGGGAAATATTGCCTTTGATTGCTGCTACAAAAGCAAAAACCTTGGTTTATGTCTCTTGTCATCCAGCCAGTTTGGCGCGTGATACGGACCGATTGGTAAATGAATTGGGTTTTACACTTGAAAAAGCGGGTGTGATGGACATGTTTCCTCATACTTCTCATGTAGAATCTATGGCCATATTTTCGCGACCATAA
- a CDS encoding DUF4034 domain-containing protein, whose translation MKPVPVIIVLVLIIFIYKHSYEDESYEPKALSSEIQVVDNSGRWFEWKTIRGVVYDLVQNRAFKELERLVNEVRTHHYKFYNTDAVLFELYNVIVIDFPDYPAIHAFIGEWREFDPQSNIPDILEARAYRAKAGDLRGNGYASLTSEEQFKGFAKYLKLAQTSANKAEQKGPMDAELCREQIGLAFASLKDKPLALSYFNKCMEIDPGYVHTFYTMRKFMQRIWYGSDSELQKFIEQAATDTQAIYGEGMYAILVAAHTFNTRKIFVNNGGPYSWKRAKSGFQHLLQKFGPSTFVWHKYGYCAMLAEDYDAFGVVLEAIGTSWDNDKQTYFKKQPWFNYHLRRWREYNQ comes from the coding sequence ATGAAACCTGTTCCCGTGATCATTGTTTTGGTCCTCATTATTTTTATCTATAAGCATTCATATGAGGATGAATCATACGAACCAAAAGCACTTTCTTCAGAAATACAAGTGGTGGATAATTCCGGTCGTTGGTTTGAATGGAAGACCATTCGAGGTGTGGTTTATGACCTGGTTCAAAACAGGGCATTTAAAGAATTAGAAAGGTTGGTTAATGAAGTAAGGACCCATCATTATAAGTTTTATAATACCGATGCAGTTTTATTCGAACTGTACAATGTGATTGTAATTGACTTTCCGGATTATCCAGCCATACATGCGTTTATTGGTGAATGGCGCGAATTTGATCCTCAATCTAATATACCAGATATTTTAGAGGCCAGAGCCTACCGTGCCAAAGCTGGAGATTTGCGTGGTAATGGATATGCATCATTGACATCTGAAGAGCAGTTTAAGGGATTTGCAAAGTATTTAAAATTGGCACAGACTTCAGCTAATAAAGCTGAGCAAAAAGGGCCAATGGATGCCGAGTTGTGTAGGGAGCAGATTGGCTTGGCATTTGCTTCCTTAAAAGACAAGCCATTGGCGTTATCGTACTTCAACAAATGTATGGAAATAGATCCAGGTTATGTCCATACTTTTTATACCATGCGTAAATTCATGCAGCGAATCTGGTATGGATCAGACAGCGAGTTGCAAAAATTTATCGAACAAGCAGCAACAGATACGCAAGCTATTTATGGAGAGGGTATGTATGCCATTTTGGTGGCAGCACATACCTTTAATACGCGAAAGATATTCGTTAATAATGGAGGTCCTTATTCATGGAAAAGGGCCAAATCTGGTTTTCAACACCTGTTACAAAAATTTGGACCGTCAACATTCGTTTGGCATAAATACGGTTATTGTGCGATGTTGGCAGAAGACTACGATGCTTTTGGTGTTGTGTTAGAGGCTATTGGTACATCTTGGGATAATGACAAGCAAACTTACTTTAAAAAGCAGCCGTGGTTTAATTATCACCTCAGGCGTTGGCGAGAATATAACCAATAA
- a CDS encoding DUF4124 domain-containing protein, with product MRKGIVLSLLMSSLMISTGMAGKLYKWVDEDGNVTYSDKVPPEQNKLAREELNDQGVVKEKTNRDLTPEEKKAKAAELKKARELAEQQRLEAIRLEKERNAILKSYTSEDQIIRLKGERLDSLYRNIEMAEDNLVIQQRNHEDLLKRAADRERNGQTVSKVFLDQIEKIKGQIEYQKQFIIDKKAEVETTTIKYDNELAKFKKYTGVEENESSE from the coding sequence ATGAGAAAGGGTATAGTGTTAAGTTTGCTGATGTCGAGTTTGATGATCAGTACAGGAATGGCTGGGAAGTTGTATAAGTGGGTTGATGAGGATGGCAATGTAACTTACAGTGACAAAGTGCCGCCTGAGCAAAATAAGTTGGCTCGTGAAGAGTTGAATGACCAAGGTGTTGTCAAAGAAAAAACCAATCGTGATTTAACACCTGAAGAAAAAAAGGCGAAAGCTGCCGAATTGAAAAAAGCACGTGAATTGGCGGAACAACAGCGTTTAGAAGCGATTCGTTTAGAAAAAGAACGGAATGCCATTTTGAAGTCTTATACCAGTGAAGATCAAATCATCAGACTTAAAGGAGAGCGCTTGGATTCGTTATATCGAAACATCGAAATGGCTGAAGATAATTTGGTTATTCAACAAAGGAACCATGAAGATTTATTAAAAAGAGCAGCTGATCGAGAACGTAATGGTCAAACAGTGTCAAAAGTTTTCTTGGATCAAATTGAAAAAATCAAAGGTCAAATTGAATACCAAAAACAATTCATTATTGATAAAAAAGCTGAAGTAGAAACGACGACCATCAAATATGATAATGAGCTGGCAAAATTTAAGAAATATACTGGTGTCGAAGAGAATGAATCTTCAGAGTAA
- a CDS encoding tryptophan-rich sensory protein — MGRFSIKKQLLGLLTWFVLCFAASFVGAMATFNAADTYSQLTQPSWAPPGWLFGPVWTALYALMAVSVWLVWRQTASKPQRLALVSFLIQLVLNGLWSWLFFAWSLGLGPVINIVLLWIAIAVNIVLFWRVNRVAAVLMLPYILWVTFATVLNFAMWQLNTELFY; from the coding sequence GTGGGTAGGTTTTCTATAAAAAAACAGTTGTTGGGTTTGTTGACATGGTTTGTTTTGTGTTTTGCAGCCTCTTTCGTTGGCGCGATGGCGACATTCAATGCAGCTGACACGTATAGTCAATTAACGCAGCCTAGCTGGGCGCCACCTGGATGGCTTTTTGGGCCTGTCTGGACGGCGCTTTATGCCTTAATGGCTGTTTCAGTTTGGTTGGTCTGGCGGCAAACAGCATCAAAACCTCAGCGCCTGGCATTGGTATCTTTCTTGATTCAGCTGGTGCTTAATGGATTATGGAGCTGGTTGTTCTTTGCGTGGTCATTGGGTTTGGGTCCGGTCATTAATATTGTTTTGTTATGGATCGCCATAGCGGTCAATATCGTCTTATTTTGGCGGGTTAATCGAGTCGCGGCTGTGTTGATGCTGCCTTATATATTGTGGGTTACTTTCGCAACCGTGCTCAACTTCGCCATGTGGCAGCTGAATACAGAGTTGTTTTATTAA
- a CDS encoding DUF819 domain-containing protein has protein sequence MSFITDPIYVLTILCLMVILAVYVSKTTVGKKLGAALLVILFTAIIANLNLIPSASNSIPLYSGIFKYLAPIAIFYLLLKVNISTIKQAGLPMIGLFLIGSLATSLGILIAWTAFSPADVFGEDARVIAGMLTGTYTGGSVNFNAIALEYGFQEKGALYAGVIAVDNVVTTLWIMVTLAMPVFLNRLWKGRTSSQLTSYVQVSKDGQKDPDNEYIDLHGLMWLLFLGVGAYFISEIIKQWIPQIPSILTISTLGILLAQTKFVANLKGSHNLGLYLVYIFLAVIGACCELAAVIELKDLGITLILFTGTAVLLHGIIITLLGGLLYRDWEMVAIVSQANIGGGTTAITLAESFDRKELALPAILVGSLGSALGTYIGFLVIYLL, from the coding sequence ATGAGTTTTATCACAGACCCGATATATGTTCTGACAATATTGTGTCTGATGGTGATTCTGGCAGTGTATGTCAGTAAAACCACTGTTGGCAAAAAATTAGGCGCCGCACTTTTGGTGATTTTATTCACTGCTATAATTGCCAACCTGAATTTGATTCCCTCGGCTTCGAACAGCATTCCGCTATATAGTGGTATTTTTAAATACCTGGCACCCATCGCCATTTTTTACCTGCTACTCAAAGTCAATATCAGCACAATAAAACAAGCCGGCCTACCAATGATCGGCTTATTTTTGATCGGTTCTTTGGCCACCTCATTGGGAATCCTTATCGCCTGGACAGCGTTTTCACCCGCTGATGTATTTGGAGAAGACGCACGCGTCATCGCTGGTATGCTCACTGGAACCTATACAGGCGGCAGTGTGAACTTCAATGCCATAGCTTTGGAATATGGTTTTCAAGAAAAAGGCGCCTTATATGCAGGCGTGATTGCGGTAGATAATGTGGTGACCACCTTATGGATCATGGTCACATTGGCCATGCCTGTATTTTTGAATCGATTGTGGAAAGGCAGAACCAGCAGCCAACTGACATCGTATGTTCAAGTTTCAAAAGACGGCCAAAAGGACCCTGATAATGAGTACATCGACTTGCATGGATTGATGTGGTTGTTATTCTTAGGTGTTGGCGCCTATTTCATTTCAGAAATCATCAAACAATGGATACCACAAATCCCTTCAATCTTAACCATTTCCACATTGGGTATCTTACTTGCCCAAACAAAATTTGTGGCCAACTTAAAAGGCAGCCACAACCTGGGCTTGTATTTGGTCTATATATTCCTCGCTGTGATTGGCGCCTGTTGCGAACTGGCTGCCGTTATCGAGCTCAAAGACTTAGGCATCACCTTGATATTATTCACAGGAACTGCGGTGCTCTTACATGGGATAATCATAACCTTATTGGGCGGTCTGCTTTACCGAGACTGGGAAATGGTGGCCATCGTCAGTCAAGCAAACATTGGCGGTGGCACAACTGCAATCACTTTGGCCGAATCGTTTGACCGAAAAGAACTGGCATTACCCGCCATTCTGGTTGGATCATTAGGCAGTGCACTGGGCACCTACATCGGTTTTTTGGTAATTTATTTGCTATAA